Proteins encoded together in one Undibacterium sp. CCC3.4 window:
- a CDS encoding PhoPQ-activated pathogenicity-related family protein — translation MQNSFTKLLALCCLLVLSGCGAGLARAEGSATRCLQQRDYRHSEVLACYVAAQAEQKLVYLDKGSSQVDGVEKRRYELTSQNWSPAGMVTPAVWKHDVEIYIPADALNKTALLVSNNGINVAAGQNGLRPLSDIPEAMAVAIAKKTRTIVISVNNIPNQYLTFADDAQARREDSAVAHSWNLFMQDTKAHAFLPMHLPMAATLVKAMDLAQQELLAWKIDRFIATGASKRAWAVWLASIADPRITAIVPFVLDILNMDRVMQHTYDSYGQQWPLAFADYQRAGVTSARQSTAFTQLLQIEDPLRYLDSPYAARLAIPKYIVNASGDDFFVPDNTQFFYARLPGEKTLRSAPNSSHYGIRDVVENSLVSFINRMQRGQALPQITIEAAGNNSKDPGQLTVRFSHTPVKITQWSAHNPLARDFRFACGIRYTPNSLELANSVTVMQAIPTAGWSASFVEAEFADGMVVTTPVQILPQRYPEQPALGTGPACQTIGEKSTTK, via the coding sequence ATGCAAAATTCGTTTACCAAATTACTGGCACTGTGCTGCCTGCTTGTGCTCAGCGGCTGTGGTGCCGGCCTTGCGCGCGCCGAGGGCAGCGCCACACGCTGTTTACAGCAGCGTGATTATCGCCATAGCGAAGTATTGGCTTGCTATGTCGCGGCACAAGCGGAACAAAAACTGGTCTACCTCGACAAGGGCAGTAGTCAAGTCGACGGTGTCGAAAAACGGCGTTACGAATTGACTTCACAAAACTGGTCGCCGGCAGGCATGGTGACCCCAGCGGTCTGGAAACACGATGTCGAGATCTACATTCCCGCAGACGCACTCAACAAGACTGCGCTGCTGGTCAGCAATAACGGCATCAATGTAGCGGCCGGGCAAAATGGGCTGCGACCACTGTCCGATATTCCCGAAGCCATGGCCGTGGCGATCGCCAAAAAGACCAGAACCATCGTGATTTCGGTCAATAACATTCCGAATCAATACCTGACTTTTGCCGATGATGCTCAGGCACGCCGCGAGGATAGTGCCGTCGCCCACAGCTGGAACTTATTCATGCAGGATACAAAAGCACATGCCTTCCTGCCCATGCACCTACCGATGGCGGCAACGCTGGTGAAAGCCATGGATTTGGCGCAACAAGAATTACTGGCTTGGAAAATCGACCGTTTCATTGCCACCGGCGCATCCAAACGCGCCTGGGCTGTCTGGTTGGCCAGCATAGCCGATCCGCGCATCACGGCAATCGTGCCGTTCGTGCTCGATATACTCAATATGGATCGCGTCATGCAGCATACCTATGACAGCTATGGTCAGCAATGGCCGCTTGCCTTCGCCGATTATCAACGTGCCGGCGTTACCAGTGCGCGCCAAAGCACGGCATTTACACAACTGTTGCAGATCGAAGATCCCTTGCGCTATCTCGATAGCCCCTATGCGGCGCGACTCGCCATTCCTAAATATATAGTCAATGCCAGCGGCGACGACTTTTTCGTGCCCGACAACACACAGTTTTTCTATGCCCGTTTGCCGGGCGAAAAAACCTTGCGCAGTGCCCCCAACTCCAGCCACTACGGCATTCGCGATGTGGTCGAAAACTCGCTCGTCAGTTTCATTAATCGGATGCAGCGCGGCCAAGCGCTGCCACAAATTACGATCGAGGCCGCCGGCAATAACAGCAAAGACCCTGGGCAACTCACCGTGCGCTTCTCGCACACTCCGGTGAAAATCACACAATGGAGCGCACACAATCCATTAGCACGTGATTTTCGCTTTGCTTGCGGCATACGCTATACACCGAACAGCTTGGAGCTTGCCAACAGTGTGACTGTCATGCAAGCAATACCGACTGCAGGGTGGAGTGCCAGCTTCGTCGAAGCCGAATTTGCCGATGGTATGGTGGTAACGACGCCAGTGCAAATTCTGCCGCAGCGCTATCCTGAACAGCCGGCGCTTGGTACTGGGCCGGCTTGCCAAACCATAGGCGAGAAAAGCACGACAAAATAG
- a CDS encoding FeoA family protein, with product MSSFPIDATTTTTLDRLQIGETALVDDVEHTQADTSSSMRDIARRLKELGFVRGETVKVLHKGYFGGEPLAVRIGQSTFALRQFEAALIAVTKPRTA from the coding sequence ATGAGTAGTTTTCCAATTGATGCAACAACGACCACCACGCTCGATCGCCTGCAAATCGGCGAAACAGCGCTGGTTGACGATGTTGAACATACCCAGGCCGATACCTCGAGTTCCATGCGCGATATCGCGCGGCGCTTGAAGGAGCTCGGTTTTGTTCGTGGCGAGACCGTGAAGGTCTTACATAAAGGCTATTTCGGTGGCGAACCGCTGGCCGTGCGTATCGGGCAGTCAACATTTGCATTAAGGCAATTCGAAGCCGCCCTGATTGCTGTCACCAAACCGCGGACGGCTTAA
- the feoB gene encoding ferrous iron transporter B gives MSNISNMSNASLFSPRIALVGNPNCGKTALFNRLTGARQKVANYAGVTIERKLGKFTASNGREWQVLDLPGTYSMHAITPDEKITEEVIRGLRAGEALPDAVLCVVDATNLKRGLRLALELKSLGLPLVLAVNMMDVAKKRNIKIDIQALQQHLGVPVVETIAVEFHGLEALQVSLETLARSLPNATTIAQQERATPEAIQAAANTILQACVQGGEDNARLELPLSYRIDRWILHPLCGPVIFAALMFLVFQAVFAWAQWPMAFIKDSMDHLGSVLETVVPDGMLQGLLVKGVVGGAGSVLVFLPQIVILFFFILVMEDSGYLPRAAFLLDRIMGKVGLSGRAFIPLLSSFACAIPGIMATRTIQDPRDRLVTIMIAPLMTCSARLPVYALIIAAFIPERSVFGIISLQGLVLFILYLAGIASAMLVALVFKKKWGLSQQHPLMLELPDYRWPNSRNLAMGLYERAKIFTTRVGTIILALMVLLWFLSSFPGAPEHATQPPIYYSIAGYLGRMLEVVFAPIGFNWQICIALVPGLAAREVAVAALGTVYALSQSGDDLTRSLEPLIAQSWSLPTALSLLAWYVFAPQCIATLSVVKRETNTLRYPLMMAAYLFGLAYFASFITFETASFFMRH, from the coding sequence ATGAGCAACATAAGTAATATGAGCAATGCCAGCCTGTTTTCACCACGCATCGCCTTGGTAGGCAATCCCAATTGCGGCAAAACAGCCCTCTTCAATCGCTTGACCGGTGCGCGTCAAAAGGTCGCCAACTATGCCGGCGTGACGATAGAGCGCAAGCTTGGCAAATTTACGGCCAGTAATGGTCGGGAATGGCAGGTACTCGATTTACCTGGCACCTACAGCATGCACGCGATTACCCCGGATGAAAAAATTACCGAGGAAGTTATCCGTGGCTTGCGTGCCGGCGAAGCCTTGCCGGATGCGGTGCTGTGCGTGGTCGATGCGACCAATCTCAAGCGCGGTCTGCGCTTGGCTTTGGAATTAAAAAGTCTGGGCTTGCCGCTGGTGTTGGCCGTCAACATGATGGACGTTGCAAAAAAACGCAATATCAAGATCGATATTCAAGCTTTGCAACAGCACCTCGGTGTGCCGGTGGTGGAAACGATTGCCGTTGAATTTCACGGACTGGAGGCCTTGCAAGTCAGCTTGGAAACGCTGGCGCGCAGCTTGCCCAACGCCACGACGATTGCCCAGCAAGAGCGCGCGACGCCAGAAGCGATACAGGCAGCAGCCAATACGATACTGCAAGCTTGCGTCCAAGGTGGGGAAGACAATGCGAGGCTGGAATTACCACTCAGTTATCGCATTGATCGCTGGATCTTGCATCCCCTGTGTGGGCCAGTGATCTTCGCTGCCTTGATGTTTTTAGTATTTCAAGCCGTGTTTGCCTGGGCCCAGTGGCCGATGGCGTTCATCAAGGACAGCATGGATCATTTGGGCAGCGTGCTCGAGACCGTCGTGCCGGATGGCATGCTGCAAGGATTATTAGTCAAAGGTGTAGTCGGTGGGGCTGGCAGCGTGTTGGTATTCTTGCCGCAAATTGTGATTTTATTCTTCTTCATCTTGGTGATGGAAGACTCGGGCTACCTGCCCCGCGCGGCGTTTTTGCTCGATAGAATTATGGGTAAAGTCGGTTTATCCGGACGCGCCTTCATTCCTTTGCTATCGAGTTTCGCTTGCGCCATTCCCGGCATCATGGCAACCCGCACCATACAAGATCCGCGCGATCGCCTCGTCACGATCATGATCGCGCCGCTGATGACATGTTCAGCACGCTTGCCAGTGTATGCATTGATCATTGCCGCCTTCATACCGGAACGCTCGGTGTTCGGCATCATCAGCCTGCAGGGCTTGGTTTTGTTTATTTTATACTTGGCCGGTATTGCGTCGGCGATGCTGGTGGCCTTGGTGTTCAAGAAAAAATGGGGCCTGAGCCAGCAACATCCTTTGATGTTGGAATTGCCCGATTACCGCTGGCCTAATTCGCGCAACTTGGCTATGGGTTTGTATGAGCGCGCGAAAATTTTCACTACTCGGGTAGGCACAATTATTTTAGCGCTGATGGTCTTGCTGTGGTTTTTGAGCAGTTTCCCGGGTGCGCCTGAGCATGCCACCCAGCCACCGATTTACTACAGCATTGCCGGCTACCTCGGGCGTATGCTGGAGGTGGTGTTTGCTCCCATCGGTTTCAATTGGCAGATTTGTATCGCCTTGGTGCCAGGTTTGGCAGCGCGCGAAGTGGCTGTTGCGGCACTCGGCACCGTGTATGCACTGTCACAATCGGGCGACGACTTGACCCGCTCGCTCGAACCCTTGATCGCGCAATCATGGAGTTTACCAACCGCCTTATCGCTGCTGGCTTGGTATGTATTTGCTCCGCAGTGCATTGCGACGCTCAGCGTCGTTAAGCGTGAGACCAATACCTTGCGCTACCCTTTGATGATGGCGGCGTATTTGTTCGGACTGGCCTACTTCGCCTCGTTCATCACCTTTGAGACAGCCAGTTTTTTCATGCGTCACTGA
- a CDS encoding type IV pilin protein, with translation MQAKSDQAVAYRSSGFTLIELMIVVAIVAILSAIAIPNYTDFLLRGKIVEATNSLSSVRASMEQYYQDNRTYLNVGTTIISPCNSLPTLKYFALTCQPLTATTYTIRAAGVAATSTANFSYSVTNANVQSSSTGAVWGSTTGTTCWLMKKGATC, from the coding sequence ATGCAAGCTAAATCAGATCAAGCAGTCGCTTACCGATCGTCCGGCTTTACCCTGATTGAACTGATGATCGTGGTCGCCATCGTCGCGATCTTGTCTGCCATTGCCATCCCCAACTATACCGATTTTCTGTTGCGCGGAAAAATCGTCGAGGCGACTAACAGTCTGAGTTCCGTGCGCGCTTCGATGGAACAGTATTACCAAGATAATCGCACCTATCTCAATGTCGGCACTACCATTATCTCCCCCTGCAACAGCCTGCCGACTTTGAAATATTTTGCCTTAACCTGTCAACCCTTGACCGCCACGACCTACACCATTCGAGCCGCCGGCGTGGCCGCTACCTCGACCGCCAATTTCAGCTACTCGGTGACCAATGCAAATGTACAGAGTTCCAGCACCGGCGCAGTCTGGGGCAGCACCACCGGCACCACCTGTTGGCTGATGAAAAAGGGTGCCACATGCTGA
- a CDS encoding ABC-F family ATPase produces MLSTANITMQFGPKPLFENITVKFGEGNRYGLIGANGCGKSTFMKILGGDLEQSSGTVMLDQNERLGKLRQDQFAFEDMRVLDVVMMGHTEMWAAMAERDAIYADPEATDDDYMKAADLEARFAEYDGYTAEARAGELLLGAGIPTDQHQGSMSAIAPGWKLRVLLAQALFSNPDILLLDEPTNNLDINTIRWLEDTLNERNSTMIIISHDRHFLNQVCTHMADMDYGTLKVYPGNYDDYMLASTQARAQQMANNTKAKEKVAELQDFVRRFSANKSKARQATSRAKQIDKIKIEEFKPSSRQNPFVRFDGEKKLHRLAVETQGLSKAYERTLFKNVDLMVEAGERIAIIGSNGVGKTTLLRCIGGDDIAHLHADRGLVKWAENANVGYMPQDPTEEFAADKNLTDWIGQWTQEGDDDQAVRSILGRLLFGGDDVKKSVKVLSGGEKGRMMYGKLMLGRHNVLLMDEPTNHMDMESIESLNIALEKYAGTLIFVSHDREFVSSLATRILEIKENEIIDFRGTYEEYLSSQGIE; encoded by the coding sequence GTGCTTTCTACCGCAAATATCACCATGCAGTTCGGCCCCAAGCCGCTGTTTGAAAACATCACCGTCAAATTTGGCGAAGGCAACCGTTATGGTTTGATCGGCGCCAATGGTTGCGGCAAGTCGACTTTTATGAAGATTCTCGGTGGCGATCTCGAACAATCGTCGGGCACAGTCATGCTCGATCAGAACGAACGTCTGGGTAAATTACGCCAAGATCAATTTGCCTTCGAAGACATGCGTGTGCTCGACGTCGTCATGATGGGGCATACCGAAATGTGGGCCGCCATGGCCGAACGCGATGCCATTTACGCCGACCCCGAAGCGACTGACGATGACTACATGAAGGCCGCCGATCTCGAAGCCCGCTTTGCCGAATACGATGGCTACACGGCCGAAGCACGGGCCGGCGAACTGCTGCTCGGTGCCGGTATTCCAACCGATCAGCATCAGGGCAGTATGAGCGCCATTGCGCCGGGATGGAAGTTGCGTGTGCTGTTGGCGCAAGCCTTGTTTTCCAATCCCGATATTCTGTTGCTCGACGAACCGACGAATAACCTCGACATCAATACCATTCGTTGGCTCGAAGATACGCTCAATGAGCGTAATTCGACCATGATCATCATTTCCCATGATCGCCACTTCCTCAACCAAGTGTGCACCCATATGGCCGACATGGATTATGGCACCTTGAAGGTGTATCCCGGCAATTACGATGATTACATGCTCGCTTCGACGCAAGCGCGTGCGCAGCAAATGGCCAACAATACCAAGGCCAAAGAGAAGGTCGCCGAATTACAAGATTTCGTGCGCCGCTTTTCGGCCAATAAATCCAAGGCGCGCCAAGCGACATCGCGCGCCAAACAAATCGACAAGATCAAGATCGAAGAATTCAAGCCTTCCAGCCGTCAGAATCCTTTCGTGCGTTTCGATGGCGAAAAGAAATTGCATCGTTTGGCTGTCGAAACTCAGGGTTTGAGCAAAGCCTACGAGCGTACTTTGTTTAAAAATGTCGATCTGATGGTCGAAGCCGGCGAACGTATCGCCATCATCGGCTCTAACGGTGTCGGTAAAACCACGCTGTTGCGCTGTATCGGCGGTGATGATATCGCTCATCTGCATGCTGATCGCGGCTTAGTGAAATGGGCGGAAAATGCCAATGTCGGTTATATGCCGCAAGATCCGACCGAAGAATTCGCTGCCGATAAAAACCTCACCGACTGGATCGGCCAATGGACTCAAGAGGGCGACGATGATCAAGCCGTGCGTTCTATCCTCGGACGCTTGCTGTTCGGTGGCGACGATGTCAAGAAATCGGTCAAAGTTTTATCGGGTGGTGAAAAAGGGCGCATGATGTACGGCAAACTCATGCTGGGACGTCACAACGTCTTGTTGATGGATGAGCCGACCAATCACATGGATATGGAGTCGATCGAATCACTCAATATTGCCTTGGAAAAATATGCCGGCACCCTGATTTTCGTGTCGCATGATCGCGAATTCGTCTCGTCGCTGGCAACGCGGATTTTGGAAATCAAAGAAAATGAAATCATCGATTTCCGCGGTACTTATGAAGAATACCTGAGCAGTCAGGGCATCGAGTAA
- a CDS encoding tyrosine-type recombinase/integrase, protein MLKKNALISPETQNAPSDLASVAALQAQFLSAATADNTRRAYRSAVRHFLNWGASLPADEASLTRYLIAHAQTLNPRTLSLKITALSQWHKQQGFLDPCAAPQVRKILTGIMRIHGKPKKKARALMIEDLEVIVAMLTPSEQLSDQRDNALLQIGYFGGLRRSELVALQFEDIKWEREGITITLARSKTDQLGVGIQKAIPSSDGLCCPARALQVWSGAAGIVSGPVFRRIDQWGRVGQAALHAASINAILTTAASRAGLAEVGSLSSHSLRRGMATSAHRAGATFRAIKRQGGWRFDGTVHGYIEEADQFKENALTKLLGRKQ, encoded by the coding sequence ATGTTGAAAAAAAATGCGCTGATTTCACCGGAGACGCAAAATGCGCCGAGCGACTTAGCCAGCGTAGCGGCATTGCAAGCGCAATTTTTAAGCGCCGCCACCGCTGACAATACCCGTCGCGCGTATCGCTCAGCCGTGCGGCATTTTTTAAACTGGGGGGCCAGCTTGCCGGCCGATGAGGCGAGCCTGACCCGCTATCTGATCGCGCACGCTCAAACACTCAATCCGCGCACCCTGAGTTTGAAAATAACCGCGCTCTCTCAATGGCATAAACAACAAGGTTTTCTCGACCCATGCGCCGCGCCACAGGTGCGCAAAATCCTCACCGGCATCATGCGCATCCACGGCAAGCCAAAAAAGAAAGCGCGCGCCTTGATGATCGAAGACTTGGAAGTCATCGTCGCCATGCTCACTCCGAGTGAACAATTAAGCGACCAACGCGATAACGCCTTGTTGCAAATTGGCTACTTTGGCGGACTGCGGCGCTCCGAGCTCGTCGCCTTGCAATTTGAAGATATCAAGTGGGAACGAGAGGGCATCACAATCACGCTGGCGCGCTCGAAGACCGACCAACTTGGTGTCGGTATCCAAAAGGCGATACCGTCCAGTGACGGCCTGTGCTGCCCGGCGCGCGCACTGCAGGTCTGGTCCGGTGCTGCCGGTATCGTCAGCGGGCCTGTGTTTCGGCGCATCGATCAATGGGGCAGGGTGGGGCAGGCAGCCTTACATGCGGCCAGCATCAACGCCATTTTAACAACAGCGGCGAGTCGCGCCGGCTTGGCCGAAGTGGGCAGCCTGAGCAGTCACAGCCTGCGTCGCGGCATGGCCACCAGCGCCCACCGCGCCGGGGCGACTTTCCGTGCTATCAAACGGCAAGGCGGGTGGCGTTTTGACGGCACCGTGCATGGCTATATCGAAGAGGCCGACCAATTTAAAGAAAACGCCTTAACTAAGCTGCTGGGTCGAAAGCAGTGA
- a CDS encoding phytanoyl-CoA dioxygenase family protein — MPKIQAPVEQLQELICAKAYMSEVLDHAVLKQMGVFLLKNALPATLIEPYLASYLSEIKQGGLTKTAHHLTEVKIGAGQFLNQILREPAFIHIAGQFFNGQVGADFLRVVKKDERDYAAVFLHQDCCYQIGSLERYSLFIALTDCGPENGGLRVYPGTHHYGSLGDAGEIADILPPGYPSLAAELAAGDILIMNSAIWHQSPENVSRKNRIYLEVHLQHIDEPTTVMEICGVRQSPWRLAMSPDEIFANSRTQRLRALYQQIDQLSPKLSEQ; from the coding sequence ATGCCTAAAATCCAAGCCCCAGTCGAGCAGTTGCAAGAGCTGATATGTGCAAAAGCCTATATGTCGGAGGTGCTTGATCATGCTGTGCTCAAGCAAATGGGGGTGTTTTTGCTCAAGAATGCTTTGCCGGCCACGCTCATTGAGCCTTACCTCGCCTCGTATCTGTCAGAAATCAAGCAGGGTGGATTGACTAAGACGGCGCACCATTTGACTGAGGTGAAGATAGGTGCCGGGCAATTTCTGAACCAGATATTACGCGAACCGGCGTTTATCCATATTGCCGGCCAATTTTTTAATGGGCAAGTCGGTGCCGACTTCCTGCGCGTGGTTAAAAAAGATGAGCGTGACTATGCCGCCGTATTTTTGCATCAAGATTGTTGCTATCAAATTGGCAGCTTGGAGCGTTATTCTTTATTCATTGCACTGACCGACTGCGGCCCCGAGAATGGTGGCCTGCGGGTTTACCCGGGCACGCATCACTATGGTTCTTTGGGGGATGCCGGAGAAATTGCCGACATTCTGCCGCCTGGCTATCCTTCGCTTGCCGCAGAACTGGCAGCCGGGGATATCTTGATTATGAACTCGGCCATATGGCACCAATCGCCCGAGAATGTCAGTCGAAAAAACCGCATCTATTTGGAAGTGCATCTGCAGCACATTGATGAGCCGACCACCGTAATGGAAATTTGCGGTGTCAGACAATCGCCGTGGCGCTTAGCCATGAGTCCGGATGAGATCTTCGCCAATTCGAGAACGCAAAGACTGCGTGCTCTGTATCAACAAATCGACCAACTCAGCCCTAAACTTAGCGAGCAATAA
- a CDS encoding CopG family antitoxin, translating to MKTKAKPMPSLVSDADAEQFVDTADLSRYDLSGFKPMNFEFAPKSAAMHMRLPQNLLDALKAKAKAKGIPYTRYVRMLLESDVAR from the coding sequence ATGAAAACCAAAGCTAAACCCATGCCATCGCTTGTGAGTGATGCGGATGCTGAGCAATTCGTTGATACCGCAGATCTTTCTCGGTACGACTTATCTGGTTTCAAGCCGATGAACTTTGAGTTTGCGCCGAAATCTGCGGCGATGCACATGCGCCTTCCTCAAAATCTGCTCGATGCTTTGAAGGCCAAGGCAAAAGCCAAAGGAATACCTTACACGCGCTATGTCCGAATGCTGCTTGAGAGTGATGTTGCACGCTGA
- a CDS encoding DNA-binding protein produces the protein MARPGIDYSDINKAALQIEQQGKAPTVDLVRAALGNTGSKSTIAPLLKQWKQERQNHRSQDEAGLPPTLLGALRNVHELLQAECTEQLAKQQEIHEQFCLVAERLAAQQRAEIGSLTTQSARLQAELSLANGRIKDLEDEVRSLTQQWRDVLAERTSLTARWEDGQAQIASLQQQLQTAQAQFEHFQQASGQQRTADRHSYESRIRQADAELEHGRSQFMQAQSRATRLEAMLGQQQASNTDLLSENAAQAAALEVTEVEKQRSAEQMRELLLTKETLRSMLEHCQFSQREEQLGRRAAEEVKDLLSAQLAQQSRMIEDQQSALLALIKPVEAPTAATNMPESTQI, from the coding sequence ATGGCGCGACCAGGAATTGATTATTCAGATATCAACAAAGCAGCCCTGCAAATCGAGCAGCAAGGCAAGGCACCAACGGTGGATTTGGTGCGCGCCGCGCTCGGCAATACCGGCAGCAAAAGCACCATTGCCCCGCTACTAAAACAATGGAAGCAAGAGCGACAAAACCACCGCTCACAAGATGAAGCAGGCTTACCCCCCACCCTGCTCGGGGCGCTGCGCAACGTACACGAATTACTGCAAGCGGAATGCACAGAGCAATTAGCTAAACAGCAAGAGATACATGAGCAATTTTGTTTGGTGGCAGAGCGCTTGGCGGCGCAACAGCGTGCGGAAATCGGCAGCTTGACGACGCAGTCGGCGCGCTTACAAGCTGAATTATCACTAGCTAATGGGCGTATCAAAGATCTTGAGGATGAGGTGCGAAGCTTGACCCAGCAATGGCGTGACGTTCTCGCCGAACGCACCAGCTTGACGGCCCGCTGGGAAGATGGACAGGCGCAGATAGCAAGCTTGCAGCAACAATTACAAACGGCACAAGCTCAATTTGAACACTTTCAGCAAGCCAGCGGCCAGCAGCGCACGGCCGACAGACACAGCTATGAGAGCCGGATCCGGCAAGCCGATGCGGAGCTGGAACACGGCCGCAGCCAATTCATGCAGGCACAAAGTCGTGCGACTCGACTCGAAGCCATGCTAGGGCAGCAGCAAGCGAGCAATACCGACTTACTCAGTGAGAATGCGGCGCAAGCGGCCGCCTTGGAAGTGACTGAGGTGGAGAAGCAGCGAAGCGCCGAGCAAATGCGTGAGTTGCTGCTGACCAAAGAGACGCTGCGCAGCATGCTCGAGCACTGCCAGTTCTCGCAGCGTGAGGAGCAACTCGGGCGGCGTGCGGCAGAGGAAGTGAAGGATTTACTGAGCGCGCAATTGGCGCAACAAAGCCGCATGATTGAAGATCAACAGAGCGCACTGCTGGCGCTGATCAAACCGGTCGAGGCGCCGACCGCCGCGACCAATATGCCCGAGAGCACGCAAATTTAA
- a CDS encoding GspH/FimT family pseudopilin, which produces MLRAAKLRGFTIIEVLITVSLMSILMFLGQSVFTTWTANAKARSLAEAIQNGVRAAQAEAVRRNRQVAFVLTNAAPAANVAAVANGRNWYIQVLPIVAGETVNTPYVQGSSTGSLTAGMSVTGPALICFNSQGRITTNSAAAVTTAFGMTCAATTANYAVTSTSANVTDRTFNVQVAMGGKVRMCDASRTLSTTNPDGC; this is translated from the coding sequence ATGCTGAGAGCGGCTAAGCTGCGCGGCTTCACGATCATTGAAGTCTTGATCACAGTATCGCTGATGTCGATACTGATGTTTCTTGGCCAATCGGTATTTACTACTTGGACCGCCAATGCCAAAGCGCGCAGCCTGGCAGAAGCCATACAAAATGGCGTGCGCGCGGCGCAAGCCGAAGCCGTCAGGCGCAATCGCCAAGTCGCTTTCGTCCTGACAAATGCCGCTCCGGCTGCCAATGTGGCGGCGGTAGCCAATGGCCGTAACTGGTATATTCAAGTGCTGCCGATTGTGGCCGGTGAAACGGTGAATACGCCTTACGTGCAAGGTTCCTCGACGGGCTCACTGACTGCCGGCATGAGTGTCACCGGGCCGGCACTGATTTGCTTCAATTCTCAAGGACGCATCACGACAAACAGTGCTGCCGCGGTGACCACCGCTTTCGGTATGACGTGCGCGGCCACCACAGCCAATTATGCCGTTACCAGCACAAGCGCCAACGTCACCGACCGCACGTTTAATGTTCAAGTGGCTATGGGGGGGAAAGTGCGCATGTGCGATGCCAGTCGCACTCTCTCGACCACCAATCCGGACGGGTGTTGA
- a CDS encoding class I SAM-dependent methyltransferase yields MSLPSEFDNTYFPLHRQFINAYIDESKAIIEQFQSTAEWLEIGPQKQSHIRSVYADKSILSLDIDDTYTPDVIADLTITNPGLASGRFAGIFCMEVLEHVVDPFAAVSEIARILEDGGFVVVSTPLNARIHGPVPDCWRFTEFGLKVLFRNFDIIDFKKLDTPDRNLFPLHYALIARKNTQKNIDARTMQFSYID; encoded by the coding sequence ATGTCACTGCCATCAGAATTTGATAACACTTATTTTCCTCTGCATCGCCAATTCATCAATGCGTATATCGATGAGAGCAAAGCCATCATCGAACAATTTCAATCGACCGCTGAGTGGTTGGAAATCGGCCCGCAAAAACAAAGCCACATTCGTTCGGTCTATGCAGATAAGAGCATTTTATCGCTCGATATCGATGATACCTATACGCCAGATGTCATTGCTGATCTGACGATCACCAATCCCGGCTTGGCGAGCGGGCGCTTCGCCGGCATTTTTTGCATGGAAGTGCTGGAGCATGTGGTCGACCCCTTCGCGGCCGTCAGTGAGATCGCGCGGATACTCGAAGACGGTGGTTTTGTCGTCGTTTCCACTCCGCTCAACGCGCGCATACATGGTCCGGTTCCCGATTGCTGGCGTTTCACTGAATTTGGACTGAAGGTCTTGTTCCGCAATTTTGATATTATCGACTTTAAAAAGCTCGATACGCCGGATCGCAATTTATTTCCACTGCATTACGCCCTGATTGCGCGTAAAAATACGCAGAAAAATATCGATGCTCGAACAATGCAGTTTTCTTATATCGATTAA
- a CDS encoding BrnT family toxin, which produces MKMKITGFDWDDGNWPKCGKHGVSREEIEQVLLGTPAVMKDPHPDEPRMRAIGKTKAGRYVFLVFVLRKLNGNAMLRPISSRYMHQKEIDHYENQS; this is translated from the coding sequence ATGAAGATGAAAATAACAGGCTTTGATTGGGATGACGGTAACTGGCCGAAGTGCGGCAAACACGGCGTATCCCGTGAGGAAATTGAACAGGTTTTATTGGGAACGCCTGCCGTTATGAAAGACCCTCACCCGGATGAGCCGCGCATGAGGGCTATCGGAAAAACGAAGGCAGGGCGCTACGTCTTTCTGGTCTTCGTTTTGCGCAAGCTTAATGGAAATGCGATGCTTCGCCCCATCAGTTCACGCTACATGCACCAAAAGGAGATTGATCACTATGAAAACCAAAGCTAA